A portion of the Blastochloris tepida genome contains these proteins:
- a CDS encoding acetoacetate--CoA ligase, whose amino-acid sequence MSHPGSQTPLWRPAPERVASSNLAEFMRAAERRAGRPITSYAELHAWSIAEREAFWDLIWDYCGVIGERGERVLIDDAMPGARFFPDARINFAENLLRRNDATTALVFRGEDKLERRLSWAELNALVSRLQQALAAAGVGVGDRVAAMLPNMPEAVALMLATASLGAVFSSCSPDFGERGVLDRFGQIEPKVFVSADGYWYAGKRIAIGDKLAAIAAELPSVERVVIVPYLGEAGAVAARLPNGLPLAGFLAPFEAQPVTYVRLPFATPLYILYSSGTTGVPKCIVHGAGGTLLQHLKEHRLHCDVRPGDRVFYFTTLGWMMWNWLASALASEATIILFDGSPFSPTQTVLYDYAQFERVTLFGTSAKYIDACKKAGLDPASTHNLSALRLITSTGSPLAPESFDYVYDHIKKDVHLASISGGTDIVSCFVLGDPTSPVYRSEIQAAGLGMAVDVWSEDGRPVRGERGELVCTKAFPSMPVKFWNDPDGTKYRSAYFDRFPGVWCHGDFAEWTANGGMVIHGRSDATLNPGGVRIGTAEIYAQVEQIPEVIEAIAIGQDWEHDVRVVLFVRLKEGVELDDGLIKRIKDKIRTGASPRHVPAKILRVADIPRTRSGKITELAVRDIVHGRPVKNTEALANPEALALFEGLSELGT is encoded by the coding sequence ATGTCTCATCCGGGTTCCCAAACCCCGCTGTGGCGGCCTGCCCCCGAGCGGGTGGCCTCAAGCAACCTCGCCGAGTTCATGCGCGCCGCCGAGCGGCGGGCCGGCCGGCCGATCACCTCCTACGCCGAGCTTCACGCCTGGTCGATCGCCGAGCGGGAAGCCTTCTGGGACCTGATCTGGGACTATTGCGGCGTGATCGGCGAGCGGGGCGAGCGTGTCCTGATCGACGACGCCATGCCCGGCGCCCGCTTCTTCCCCGATGCCCGGATCAATTTCGCCGAGAACCTGCTGCGCCGCAATGACGCCACCACCGCGCTGGTGTTCCGCGGCGAGGACAAGCTGGAACGGCGCCTGAGCTGGGCGGAGCTGAACGCGCTGGTGTCGCGCCTGCAGCAGGCGCTGGCCGCGGCCGGCGTCGGCGTCGGCGACCGCGTCGCGGCAATGCTGCCCAACATGCCCGAGGCGGTGGCGCTGATGCTGGCGACCGCTTCGCTCGGCGCGGTGTTCTCCTCCTGCTCGCCCGATTTCGGCGAGCGCGGCGTACTCGACCGCTTCGGCCAGATCGAGCCCAAGGTGTTCGTCTCGGCCGACGGCTACTGGTACGCCGGCAAGCGCATCGCGATCGGCGACAAGCTCGCCGCCATCGCCGCCGAGCTTCCCAGCGTCGAGCGGGTGGTGATCGTCCCCTATCTCGGCGAGGCCGGAGCGGTGGCCGCCCGCCTGCCCAACGGCTTGCCGCTCGCCGGCTTCCTCGCCCCGTTCGAGGCGCAGCCCGTCACCTATGTGCGGCTGCCCTTCGCGACGCCGCTCTACATTCTCTATTCCTCCGGCACCACCGGCGTGCCGAAGTGCATCGTCCATGGCGCCGGCGGCACGCTGCTGCAGCATCTGAAGGAGCACCGGCTGCACTGCGACGTCAGGCCCGGCGACCGGGTGTTCTACTTCACCACGCTGGGCTGGATGATGTGGAACTGGCTGGCCTCGGCGCTGGCCAGCGAGGCGACCATCATCCTGTTCGACGGCTCGCCGTTCTCGCCGACCCAGACCGTGCTCTACGACTATGCCCAGTTCGAGCGGGTGACGCTGTTCGGCACCTCGGCGAAATATATCGACGCCTGCAAGAAGGCGGGGCTCGACCCGGCCTCGACCCACAACCTCTCCGCCCTGCGGCTGATCACCTCGACCGGCTCGCCCTTGGCGCCGGAGAGCTTCGACTACGTCTACGACCACATCAAGAAGGACGTGCACCTCGCCTCGATCTCCGGCGGCACCGACATCGTCTCCTGCTTCGTGCTCGGCGATCCCACCTCGCCGGTCTATCGCAGCGAGATCCAGGCGGCGGGACTCGGCATGGCGGTCGACGTGTGGAGCGAGGACGGCCGCCCGGTGCGGGGCGAGCGCGGCGAGCTGGTGTGCACCAAGGCCTTCCCCTCGATGCCGGTAAAGTTCTGGAACGACCCGGACGGCACCAAGTACCGCTCGGCCTATTTCGACCGCTTCCCCGGCGTGTGGTGCCACGGCGACTTCGCCGAGTGGACGGCCAATGGCGGCATGGTCATCCACGGCCGCTCGGACGCCACGCTCAACCCCGGCGGCGTGCGCATCGGCACCGCCGAGATCTACGCCCAGGTGGAGCAGATCCCCGAGGTGATCGAGGCGATCGCCATCGGCCAGGACTGGGAACACGACGTGCGGGTGGTGCTGTTCGTGCGCCTCAAGGAGGGGGTCGAGCTCGACGACGGGCTGATCAAGCGGATCAAGGACAAGATCCGCACCGGCGCCTCGCCGCGCCACGTGCCGGCCAAGATCCTCCGCGTCGCCGACATTCCGCGCACGCGCTCGGGCAAGATCACCGAGCTCGCGGTGCGCGACATCGTTCACGGCCGCCCGGTGAAGAACACCGAGGCCTTGGCCAATCCGGAGGCACTGGCGCTGTTCGAGGGGCTGAGCGAGTTGGGGACGTAG
- the glmM gene encoding phosphoglucosamine mutase, which yields MARRYFGTDGIRGKANNGTLTADLALRVGMAAGLMFRRGDHRHRVLIGKDTRLSGYMIEQAMTAGFLSVGLDVFLVGPMPTPAVAMLTRSMRCDLGVMISASHNPYDDNGIKLFGPDGYKLSDEVEQNIEVLLDSDMKKRLAKSADLGRATRIEGVQARYVEFAKRTLPRNLELNGLRIVVDTANGAAYRVAGDALWELGAEVIRIGDEPNGFNINRDCGSTEPDALCHKVREMRADIGIALDGDADRVIIVDEKGHVVDGDQLMAVIAESWLQDGRLAKPGIVATVMSNLGLERYLKGIGLGLERTAVGDRYVLECMREHGYNLGGEQSGHIILADHATTGDGLLAALQLLDVVVRSGKRVSEICHRFDPLPQVLKNVRYSNGNPLESGLVTAAIDDARARLANSGRLVIRPSGTEPVIRVMAEGDDRDLVETVVDEVIDALSKVALAA from the coding sequence ATGGCGCGCAGGTACTTCGGCACGGACGGAATCAGGGGCAAGGCGAACAACGGCACGCTGACGGCAGACCTTGCCCTGCGTGTCGGCATGGCGGCGGGCCTCATGTTCCGGCGTGGCGATCACCGCCACCGGGTGCTGATCGGCAAGGACACCCGCCTCTCGGGCTACATGATCGAGCAGGCGATGACCGCGGGCTTCCTGTCGGTCGGGCTCGACGTGTTCCTGGTCGGGCCGATGCCGACCCCGGCGGTGGCCATGCTGACGCGCTCGATGCGCTGCGACCTCGGCGTGATGATCTCCGCCTCGCACAATCCTTACGACGACAACGGCATCAAGCTGTTCGGGCCGGACGGCTACAAGCTGTCCGACGAGGTCGAGCAGAATATCGAGGTGCTGCTCGATTCCGACATGAAGAAGCGCCTCGCCAAGTCCGCCGATCTCGGCCGCGCCACCCGCATCGAGGGCGTGCAGGCGCGCTATGTCGAGTTCGCCAAGCGCACGCTGCCGCGCAATCTCGAGCTCAACGGCCTGCGCATCGTCGTCGATACCGCCAACGGCGCCGCCTACCGGGTGGCGGGCGACGCGCTGTGGGAACTCGGCGCCGAGGTGATCCGCATCGGCGACGAGCCCAACGGCTTCAACATCAATCGCGACTGCGGCTCGACCGAGCCGGACGCGCTGTGCCACAAGGTGCGCGAGATGCGCGCCGACATCGGCATCGCCCTCGATGGCGACGCCGACCGCGTCATCATCGTCGACGAGAAGGGCCACGTGGTCGATGGCGACCAGCTGATGGCGGTGATCGCCGAGAGCTGGCTGCAGGACGGCCGTCTGGCCAAGCCCGGCATCGTCGCCACGGTGATGTCCAATCTCGGCCTGGAGCGCTATCTCAAGGGCATCGGCCTCGGGCTGGAGCGCACCGCGGTCGGCGACCGCTACGTGCTCGAGTGCATGCGCGAGCACGGCTACAATCTCGGCGGCGAGCAGTCCGGCCACATCATCCTGGCCGACCACGCCACCACCGGCGACGGGCTCCTCGCCGCGCTGCAGCTGCTCGACGTGGTGGTGCGCTCGGGCAAGCGGGTCTCGGAGATCTGCCACCGGTTCGACCCGCTGCCGCAGGTGCTCAAGAATGTGCGCTACAGCAACGGCAACCCGCTGGAGAGCGGGCTGGTCACGGCGGCGATCGACGACGCCCGGGCGCGCCTTGCCAATTCCGGGCGGCTGGTGATCCGCCCCTCGGGCACCGAGCCGGTGATCCGGGTGATGGCCGAGGGCGACGACCGCGATCTGGTCGAGACGGTGGTCGACGAGGTCATCGACGCGCTGAGCAAGGTGGCGCTGGCGGCCTGA
- a CDS encoding outer membrane protein: MNSSNVVVLAGVLALAPAAAQAADMPALLEKAPVIEDFGGWYLRGDIGITNQQVDRIHNMLMDPPYTTRFEFLDAGSFDSGLLLGLGIGYQFNGWLRADLTGEYRAPTDFRAADSYFSSAGFGGRNEYTAQKTEWLYLANVYFDVGTWWNITPFIGAGIGAAEVTISNFNDRDVVNNGGGYAASHSQWNFAWALYAGLAYHVTPGFTVELAYRYLSLGDGKTGDVINYDGTNQWYNPTEFNDITSHDVKFAVRWALGGAEVPVVRKY, from the coding sequence ATGAACAGCTCGAATGTTGTTGTGCTCGCCGGTGTTCTGGCGTTGGCACCGGCGGCGGCCCAGGCTGCGGACATGCCGGCTCTGCTCGAAAAGGCGCCGGTCATCGAGGACTTCGGCGGCTGGTACCTGCGCGGCGACATCGGGATTACAAATCAGCAGGTGGACCGGATCCACAATATGCTGATGGATCCTCCGTACACGACCCGTTTCGAGTTCCTTGATGCCGGGTCGTTCGACAGCGGCTTGCTGCTCGGTCTCGGTATCGGCTATCAGTTCAACGGCTGGCTGCGCGCCGACCTGACGGGCGAATACCGCGCTCCGACCGATTTCCGTGCAGCCGACAGTTATTTTTCTTCGGCAGGGTTCGGCGGCCGAAACGAATACACCGCACAGAAGACGGAATGGCTCTACTTGGCCAACGTCTATTTTGATGTCGGCACATGGTGGAACATCACGCCGTTCATCGGTGCCGGCATCGGCGCTGCCGAGGTGACGATCAGCAATTTCAATGATCGCGACGTCGTGAACAACGGCGGCGGCTACGCGGCGAGCCACTCGCAATGGAACTTCGCCTGGGCGCTCTACGCCGGCCTCGCCTACCACGTCACGCCGGGCTTCACGGTTGAGCTGGCCTACCGCTACCTCAGCCTCGGCGACGGCAAGACCGGCGACGTCATCAATTATGACGGCACCAACCAGTGGTACAACCCGACCGAGTTCAATGACATCACCTCGCACGACGTGAAGTTCGCCGTGCGCTGGGCTCTTGGCGGCGCCGAGGTGCCGGTCGTCCGCAAATACTGA
- a CDS encoding outer membrane protein: MKRASLLTLALAAGLVGHGEARAADLGIARPPMPPVLEEYGSGWYLRGDIGWTGYAGVSADYVTAGVPNSGYFTSTKLEDSWFAGAGMGYRFGWFRADITADYRFQSQFTGATVGNVYTGEETNWSVLVNGYVDLGTWSGITPYIGGGLGGAYHGTSKWRDGWDNAFADGSNWDFAWAVMAGFAVQVSPHALIDIGYRYVDLGKPESGLDVATGADRIRLDNVTAHELRAGVRYMID, from the coding sequence ATGAAGCGCGCGTCCCTGCTCACTCTCGCCCTTGCCGCGGGCCTCGTCGGCCACGGAGAAGCCCGCGCCGCCGATCTCGGCATCGCCCGACCGCCGATGCCGCCGGTGCTCGAGGAATACGGCTCGGGCTGGTACCTGCGCGGCGACATCGGCTGGACCGGCTATGCCGGCGTGTCGGCCGACTACGTCACCGCCGGTGTGCCCAACAGTGGCTATTTCACCAGCACCAAGCTCGAGGATTCGTGGTTCGCCGGCGCCGGGATGGGCTACCGGTTCGGCTGGTTCCGCGCCGACATTACCGCCGACTACCGCTTCCAGAGCCAGTTCACCGGCGCGACGGTCGGCAATGTCTATACTGGCGAGGAGACCAACTGGTCGGTGCTGGTCAATGGCTATGTCGATCTCGGCACCTGGTCGGGGATCACGCCCTATATCGGCGGCGGCCTCGGCGGCGCCTATCACGGCACCAGCAAGTGGCGTGACGGTTGGGACAACGCGTTCGCCGACGGCAGCAACTGGGACTTCGCCTGGGCGGTGATGGCCGGCTTCGCGGTGCAGGTGTCGCCACACGCCTTGATCGACATCGGCTACCGCTATGTCGATCTAGGCAAGCCGGAATCGGGCCTCGATGTGGCGACTGGCGCAGATAGAATCCGGCTCGACAATGTCACGGCCCACGAGCTGCGGGCCGGCGTGCGCTACATGATCGACTGA
- a CDS encoding phosphoserine transaminase, with translation MTTTMPGVRPAVPHFSSGPCAKRPGWSLEALKDAALGRSHRAKVGKTKLKRAIDLTREVLGVPAGYRIGIVPASDTGAVEMALWSLLGARPVTMLAWESFGEGWVTDVVKQLKLKDVTTLKAGYGQIVDLAKVDTKTSDVVFTWNGTTSGVRVPNGDWIAADREGLTICDATSAAFAQDLAWDKLDVVTFSWQKVLGGEAAHGMLILSPRAVERLTSYTPPWPLPKIFRLTSGGKLIEGIFEGETINTPSMLAVEDYLDALEWAKSVGGLKGLIARADANTKAIADWVAKTEWVDFLAGDPAIRSNTSVCLKVVDATVAALSNEQQAAFAKAMVSALEKEKVALDIGAYRDAPPGLRIWCGATVETADVAALTDWLDWAFETAKAQLDPGV, from the coding sequence ATGACGACGACGATGCCCGGCGTGCGGCCGGCCGTTCCGCATTTCTCGTCCGGCCCCTGCGCCAAGCGCCCCGGCTGGTCCCTCGAAGCCCTGAAAGACGCGGCGCTGGGCCGCTCGCATCGCGCGAAGGTCGGCAAGACCAAGCTCAAGCGCGCGATCGACCTCACCCGCGAGGTCCTTGGCGTTCCCGCCGGCTATCGCATCGGCATCGTGCCGGCCTCGGACACCGGCGCGGTCGAGATGGCGCTGTGGTCGCTGCTCGGTGCCCGCCCGGTCACCATGCTGGCCTGGGAATCCTTCGGCGAAGGTTGGGTCACCGACGTCGTCAAGCAGCTCAAGCTGAAGGACGTCACGACTCTGAAGGCCGGCTACGGCCAGATCGTCGACCTCGCCAAGGTCGACACCAAGACCAGCGACGTCGTCTTCACCTGGAACGGCACCACGTCGGGCGTGCGCGTTCCCAATGGCGACTGGATCGCCGCCGATCGCGAGGGCCTCACCATCTGCGACGCCACCTCGGCGGCGTTCGCCCAGGATCTCGCCTGGGACAAGCTCGATGTCGTCACCTTCTCCTGGCAGAAGGTGCTGGGCGGCGAGGCGGCCCACGGCATGCTGATCCTGTCGCCGCGCGCGGTCGAGCGCCTCACCAGCTACACCCCGCCCTGGCCGCTGCCGAAGATCTTCCGCCTCACCTCCGGCGGCAAGCTGATCGAGGGCATCTTCGAGGGCGAGACCATCAACACCCCGTCGATGCTGGCGGTCGAGGACTATCTCGACGCGCTGGAGTGGGCGAAGTCGGTCGGCGGCCTCAAGGGTCTGATCGCCCGCGCCGACGCCAACACCAAGGCGATCGCCGACTGGGTGGCGAAGACCGAGTGGGTCGATTTCCTGGCCGGCGATCCGGCGATCCGCTCCAACACCTCGGTGTGCCTGAAGGTGGTCGATGCCACCGTGGCGGCGCTGTCGAACGAGCAGCAGGCGGCCTTCGCCAAGGCGATGGTCTCGGCGCTGGAGAAGGAGAAGGTGGCGCTCGACATCGGCGCCTATCGCGATGCCCCTCCCGGCCTGCGCATCTGGTGCGGCGCCACGGTCGAGACCGCCGATGTCGCGGCGCTCACCGATTGGCTCGACTGGGCGTTCGAGACCGCCAAGGCTCAGCTCGACCCGGGAGTCTGA
- the serA gene encoding phosphoglycerate dehydrogenase: MTTPKVLISDALSEAAVQIFKDRGIEVDFQPSLGKDKDKLAEIIGNYDGLAIRSATKVTAKILENATRLKVVGRAGIGVDNVEIPAATSRGVIVMNTPFGNSITTAEHAIAMMMALARQIPEADRSTQAGKWEKNKFMGVELTAKTLGIIGCGNIGSIVADRAVGLKMRVIAFDPYLSDERAVALGVHKVELEDLLRRADFITLHTPLTDKTRNILDASAIAKCKKGVRIINCARGGLVDEAALAEAIKSGHVAGAAFDVFVEEPATANPLFGLPNVICTPHLGASTTEAQENVALQVAEQMSDYLLQGAITNAVNFPSISAEEAPRIKPFVTLAEKLGSFLGQLTEAAIKGIRIEYEGEVGKLNTRAINAAAITGVLRPFMPEINMVNAAAIAKEKGITIEEVKSSHEGDYESLIRIVVEAEDMARHAAGTVLQDGKPRMVEIRWIDMDAEFAPHMIYIRNDDKPGFIGRFGTLLGEAGVNVATFNLGRDQAGGNAICLVAVDEAVSDDLLRAIEKIPHVKRARRLKF, translated from the coding sequence ATGACCACACCGAAAGTGCTGATTTCCGACGCCCTGTCGGAGGCCGCCGTCCAGATCTTCAAGGATCGCGGCATCGAGGTCGATTTCCAGCCGTCGCTCGGCAAGGACAAGGACAAGCTCGCCGAGATCATCGGCAACTATGACGGCCTCGCCATCCGTTCCGCCACCAAGGTGACGGCCAAGATCCTGGAGAACGCGACCCGCCTCAAGGTGGTCGGCCGCGCCGGCATCGGCGTCGACAATGTCGAGATCCCCGCCGCCACCTCGCGCGGCGTGATCGTGATGAACACGCCGTTCGGCAACTCCATCACCACCGCCGAGCACGCCATCGCCATGATGATGGCGCTGGCCCGCCAGATCCCCGAGGCCGACCGCTCCACCCAGGCCGGCAAGTGGGAGAAGAACAAGTTCATGGGCGTCGAGCTGACCGCCAAGACGCTCGGCATCATCGGCTGCGGCAATATCGGCTCGATCGTCGCCGACCGCGCGGTGGGCCTGAAGATGCGGGTCATCGCCTTCGACCCCTACCTGTCGGACGAGCGCGCGGTGGCGCTCGGCGTGCACAAGGTCGAGCTTGAGGACCTGCTGCGCCGCGCCGACTTCATCACGCTGCACACCCCGCTCACCGACAAGACCCGCAACATCCTCGACGCCTCGGCGATCGCCAAGTGCAAGAAGGGCGTGCGCATCATCAACTGCGCCCGCGGCGGGCTGGTCGACGAGGCGGCGCTGGCGGAGGCCATCAAGTCCGGCCATGTCGCGGGTGCGGCGTTCGACGTGTTCGTCGAGGAGCCGGCGACCGCCAACCCGCTGTTCGGCCTGCCCAACGTCATCTGCACGCCGCACCTTGGCGCCTCCACCACCGAGGCCCAGGAGAATGTGGCGCTGCAGGTGGCCGAGCAGATGAGCGACTATCTCCTGCAGGGCGCCATCACCAATGCGGTGAACTTCCCGTCGATATCGGCGGAGGAAGCGCCGCGCATCAAGCCGTTCGTGACGCTCGCCGAGAAGCTCGGCTCGTTCCTCGGCCAGCTCACGGAAGCCGCGATCAAGGGCATCCGCATCGAGTATGAGGGCGAGGTCGGCAAGCTCAATACTCGCGCGATCAACGCCGCCGCCATCACCGGCGTGCTGCGGCCGTTCATGCCCGAGATCAACATGGTCAATGCGGCGGCAATCGCCAAGGAGAAGGGCATCACCATCGAGGAGGTGAAGAGCTCGCACGAGGGCGATTACGAGAGCCTGATCCGCATCGTGGTCGAGGCCGAGGACATGGCGCGCCATGCCGCTGGCACCGTGCTGCAGGACGGCAAGCCGCGCATGGTCGAGATCCGCTGGATCGACATGGACGCCGAGTTCGCGCCGCACATGATCTACATCCGCAACGACGACAAGCCGGGCTTCATCGGCCGGTTCGGCACGCTCTTGGGCGAAGCCGGCGTCAATGTCGCCACCTTCAATCTCGGCCGCGACCAGGCGGGCGGCAACGCCATCTGCCTCGTCGCCGTCGACGAGGCGGTCTCCGACGACCTGCTGCGCGCGATCGAGAAGATCCCGCACGTCAAGCGGGCGCGCCGGCTGAAGTTCTGA
- a CDS encoding DMT family transporter has product MLKRVGTWVHHNPYLLLVLTSMMWAGNGVAARIAVGHISPMALTSLRWVITCLAMALFAWRPVVEAWPQLRPRLPYLLVMGTIGFTGFNVPFYWGAHHTTAVNLTIIQGAIPVFVMLGALALYGTPVGAMQALGMAVTLVGVAVLASQGDLANLLGLELNVGDLGMIVACLLYAGYTIGLRNRPNVPGLALLGAFALVAALTSAPLLAIEVARGEVLWPDATGLLCILYVGLLPSLTAQVLFMRAVELIGPGRASLFVNLVPVFGALFAVAILAEPFGIYHAAALTLVLGGIALAEARRG; this is encoded by the coding sequence GTGCTGAAACGCGTCGGGACGTGGGTCCACCACAACCCCTATCTCTTGCTCGTCCTGACCTCGATGATGTGGGCCGGCAACGGCGTCGCCGCGCGCATCGCGGTCGGCCACATCTCGCCGATGGCGCTCACTTCGCTGCGCTGGGTGATCACCTGCCTTGCCATGGCGCTGTTCGCCTGGCGGCCGGTGGTGGAGGCTTGGCCGCAGCTTCGCCCACGCCTTCCCTATCTGCTGGTGATGGGCACCATCGGCTTCACCGGCTTCAACGTGCCGTTCTATTGGGGCGCCCACCACACCACGGCGGTCAACCTCACCATCATCCAGGGCGCGATTCCGGTGTTCGTGATGCTGGGGGCGCTCGCCCTCTACGGCACGCCGGTCGGCGCCATGCAGGCGCTGGGCATGGCGGTGACGCTGGTCGGCGTCGCGGTGCTGGCGTCGCAGGGCGATCTCGCCAATCTGCTGGGGCTCGAGCTCAATGTCGGCGATCTCGGCATGATCGTCGCCTGCCTGCTCTATGCCGGCTACACGATCGGGCTGCGCAACCGGCCGAACGTCCCGGGGCTGGCGCTGCTCGGCGCCTTCGCGCTGGTGGCGGCGCTGACCTCGGCGCCGCTGCTGGCGATCGAGGTGGCGCGCGGCGAGGTGCTGTGGCCCGACGCCACGGGTCTGCTGTGCATCCTCTATGTCGGGCTGCTGCCCTCGCTCACCGCCCAGGTGCTGTTCATGCGTGCGGTCGAGCTGATCGGGCCGGGTCGCGCCTCGCTGTTCGTCAATCTGGTGCCGGTGTTCGGCGCCCTGTTCGCGGTGGCGATCCTGGCCGAGCCGTTCGGCATCTACCACGCCGCGGCGCTGACGCTGGTGCTGGGCGGCATCGCGCTGGCCGAGGCCCGCAGGGGCTGA
- a CDS encoding mucoidy inhibitor MuiA family protein — translation MIRFLLVSAALLAALPVASGPAAARDAEVHSRLDRVTVYPDGASVVRLITFDLPPGETTLVARDFPAGLDPRSLRVEGVGGVAVLGVVAKPLDAVEQPAGADALKAKLDALRLERQGIQSRIEALQARKGFAERYAREVPFAAGEKETKIPFAEWRQTFTGLADEIEAAGRALIEVRERARTLDEAIAKAEQDLRAKPVNRMQVRIDVAADAAAKGTLAVTYSVRNARWTPLYDARLTVGKPGGTPSLELVRRAEIVQRTGEDWTDVALSVSTLRTAGGTQAPQIQPVFVRFLPPPRPMPAPARAPMLKQSESIAERAAPAMAPPPPLADEAPVSEREAQAEEGALQVVWTLPGRVSVGSGEGGRVLRLAATTVAPDLSVMVAAALDTTPYLQASFRQDEEAPLLPGRVALYRDGILVGTGRLDLVTQGEMVTLGFGADERAKVTRTLLRRDESQSGIVSQSRVERQEMKISVRNAHDVPMRITVEDRIPQSEDQEIQVELASGGTAPTAKDVGDRRGVLAWSYDYAPGESRTITFGWRVKWPADRQVITAGPRR, via the coding sequence ATGATCCGTTTCCTGCTCGTCTCGGCGGCGCTGCTCGCCGCTCTTCCCGTGGCCTCCGGGCCGGCCGCCGCCCGTGACGCCGAGGTGCACTCGCGCCTCGACCGGGTGACGGTCTATCCCGACGGCGCCAGCGTGGTGCGGCTGATCACCTTCGACCTGCCACCCGGCGAGACCACGCTGGTGGCGCGCGATTTTCCGGCCGGGCTCGATCCGCGCTCGCTGCGGGTGGAGGGAGTGGGCGGCGTGGCGGTGCTCGGCGTGGTCGCAAAGCCGCTCGATGCGGTGGAGCAGCCGGCCGGGGCCGACGCGCTGAAGGCGAAGCTCGATGCGCTGCGGCTGGAGCGGCAGGGCATCCAGAGCCGGATCGAGGCGCTGCAGGCCCGCAAGGGCTTCGCCGAGCGCTACGCCCGCGAGGTGCCGTTCGCCGCCGGCGAGAAGGAGACCAAGATTCCGTTCGCCGAATGGCGCCAGACCTTCACGGGCCTTGCCGATGAGATCGAGGCCGCCGGCCGGGCGCTGATCGAGGTGCGCGAGCGCGCCCGCACGCTCGATGAGGCGATCGCCAAGGCCGAGCAGGATCTGCGCGCCAAGCCGGTGAACCGCATGCAGGTGCGCATCGACGTCGCCGCCGATGCCGCCGCCAAGGGCACGCTCGCCGTCACCTACAGCGTGCGCAACGCCCGCTGGACGCCGCTCTATGATGCGCGCCTCACTGTCGGCAAGCCGGGCGGCACGCCGAGCCTCGAACTGGTCCGCCGCGCCGAGATCGTCCAGCGCACCGGCGAGGACTGGACCGATGTCGCGCTCAGCGTCTCGACGCTGCGCACCGCGGGCGGCACCCAGGCGCCGCAGATCCAGCCGGTGTTCGTACGCTTCCTGCCGCCGCCGCGGCCGATGCCGGCACCGGCCCGGGCGCCGATGCTCAAGCAGAGCGAGTCGATTGCCGAGCGCGCCGCCCCGGCGATGGCACCGCCGCCGCCACTGGCTGATGAGGCGCCGGTGAGCGAGCGCGAGGCGCAGGCCGAGGAGGGCGCGCTGCAGGTGGTGTGGACGCTGCCGGGCCGGGTGAGCGTCGGCTCGGGCGAGGGCGGGCGCGTGCTGCGGCTGGCCGCAACGACGGTGGCGCCGGATCTGTCGGTCATGGTGGCGGCGGCGCTCGACACCACCCCCTATCTGCAGGCGAGCTTCCGGCAGGACGAGGAGGCGCCGCTGCTGCCCGGGCGTGTCGCGCTCTATCGCGACGGCATCCTGGTCGGCACCGGGCGGCTCGATCTGGTGACCCAGGGCGAGATGGTGACGCTGGGCTTCGGCGCCGACGAGCGCGCCAAGGTCACCCGCACGCTGCTGCGGCGCGACGAAAGCCAGAGCGGCATCGTCAGCCAGAGCCGGGTCGAGCGGCAGGAAATGAAGATCAGCGTGCGCAACGCCCACGACGTGCCGATGCGCATCACCGTCGAGGACCGCATTCCGCAGAGCGAGGACCAGGAGATCCAGGTGGAGCTCGCCTCGGGCGGCACCGCGCCGACCGCGAAGGATGTCGGCGACCGGCGCGGCGTGCTGGCCTGGAGCTACGATTATGCGCCGGGCGAGAGCCGCACCATCACCTTTGGCTGGCGGGTCAAGTGGCCGGCCGACCGGCAGGTCATCACGGCGGGGCCGCGGCGCTGA